The Vicia villosa cultivar HV-30 ecotype Madison, WI unplaced genomic scaffold, Vvil1.0 ctg.002131F_1_1, whole genome shotgun sequence genome contains a region encoding:
- the LOC131637991 gene encoding structural maintenance of chromosomes protein 4-like, translating into MESQGDSTRGSAARPRLFIQEMVMRNFKSYAGEQRVGPFHKSFSAVVGPNGSGKSNVIDAMLFVFGKRAKQMRLNKVSELIHNSSNHQNLDSAGVSVHFQEIVDSEDGTYEVVPGSDFVITRVAFRDNSSKYYINNRSSNFTEVTKKLKGKGVDLDNNRFLILQGEVEQISLMKPKSQGPHDEGFLEYLEDIIGTNKYVEKIDESFKQLESLNERRSGVVQMVKLSEKERDSLEDVKNEAEAYMLKELSLLKWQEKATKLAVEDTGGKMDELQVGVASVEENLKSERDKIQESKQILKELETKHNNYMKRQEELDNDMRKCKEEFKEFERQDVKYQEDFKHMTQKIKKLEDKVEKDSSKIEALVKEGKDSNDLIPKLEDKIPKLQKLLLDEEKVLEEITESSKVETEKLRTELANARAELEPWEKDLIEHKGKLEVASGEAKLLNEKHEGAREAFKGAQNQLQSLSERINSKTASISQIKKDLEKNQKEASEAHKVEEECIKEQDTQILLEQGARQKVAELKSVLDSQKNQGSVLKAIMHAKETRQIEGIYGRMGDLGSIDAKYDVAISTACSGLDYIVVETSNAAQACVEMLRRENLGVATFMILEKQVEHLPMMRKSVSTPEGVDRLFDLVKIPDERMKLAFFAVLRNTVVANDLDQATRIAYGGNVEFRRVVTLDGALFEKSGTMSGGGGKPKSGKMGTSVRDPNVSDKALASAERELSGLTDKLKAIHQRMMDAVKRYQVAEKTIAALEMELRKSEQELESLQVQLVDIEKQLGSLEVASVPQKDELDRLNELKKIISAEEKEIGRLTGGSKKLKETVSELQRNIENSGGERLKSQKLKVQKIQSDIDKTSSEINRHKVQIETGQKMMKKLTKGIEESRKEKERLAEEQEKLKGVFKEIELKAIAVQQNYKKTQEMIDQHRDVLEEAKSEHDKMKKAVDEMRASEVDADFKLKDMKKAYKELELKGKGYRKRLDELQAAVIKHLEQIQKDLVDQEKLQATLTEEHLNAACDLKKACETVALLEAQLKEMNPNLDSIAEYRKKVSLYNERVEELNTVTQERDDIKKQYDDLRKKRLDEFMEGFNAISLKLKEMYQMITLGGDAELELVDSLDPFSEGVVFSVRPPKKSWKNIANLSGGEKTLSSLALVFALHHYKPTPLYVMDEIDAALDFKNVSIVGHYVKDRTKDAQFIIISLRNNMFELADRLVGIYKTDNCTKSITIDPCTFVVCEKGA; encoded by the exons ATGGAATCGCAAGGTGACTCAACTCGAGGATCAGCAGCACGTCCTAGGCTTTTCATTCAAGAAATGGTGATGCGGAACTTCAAATCTTACGCGGGCGAACAGCGCGTTGGCCCCTTTCATAAG AGTTTTTCTGCTGTGGTTGGACCTAATGGGAGCGGAAAGAGTAACGTTATTGACGCTATGCTGTTTGTGTTTGGGAAGCGAGCAAAgcag ATGCGACTCAACAAAGTTTCGGAGCTTATACACAATTCTTCCAATCACCAGAATTTGGATAGTGCGGGGGTTTCCGTTCATTTTCAAGAGATTGTTGATTCG GAAGATGGAACATATGAGGTTGTTCCTGGAAGTGATTTTGTTATTACAAGGGTGGCTTTTCGGGACAACTCCTCTAAGTATTACATTAATAACCGTTCAAGTAACTTCACTGAAGTTACCAAGAAATTGAAAGGGAAAGGTGTTGACCTTGACAATAATAGGTTTCTGATCCTTCAG GGAGAAGTTGAACAGATTTCACTTATGAAACCAAAATCTCAAGGACCTCATGATGAAGGCTTTCTAGAATATTTGGAAGATATCATTGGGACAAACAAATACGTAGAAAAAATTGACGAGTCATTTAAACA GTTAGAATCTCTTAATGAGAGAAGATCCGGGGTGGTGCAAATGGTCAAGCTATCTGAAAAAGAAAGAGACAGCTTGGAG GATGTGAAGAATGAAGCAGAAGCATACATGCTTAAAGAGTTATCTCTGTTGAAATGGCAAGAGAAAGCCACAAAGTTAGCTGTTGAGGATACTGGTGGAAAAATGGATGAGTTACAAGTTGGTGTTGCTAGCGTAGAAGAAAATCTTAAGTCGGAAAG GGATAAAATCCAAGAAAGTAAACAAATCCTGAAAGAACTTGAAACCAAGCACAACAATTATATGAAAAGACAAGAG GAGCTAGATAATGATATGAGGAAGTGTAAGGAAGAATTCAAGGAGTTTGAGAGGCAGGATGTTAAGTATCAGGAAGATTTTAAGCACATGACTCAGAAAATCAAGAAGTTGGAGGATAAAGTGGAAAAG GATTCATCAAAAATTGAAGCTCTTGTGAAAGAGGGTAAAGACTCCAATGACCTGATACCAAAACTTGAAGATAAAATCCCTAAACTGCAAAAATTGTTGCTTGACGAGGAGAAGGTCTTAGAAGAAATCACAGAGAGTTCCAAAG TTGAAACTGAGAAATTACGCACTGAGCTTGCTAATGCTCGTGCCGAGCTTGAACCGTGGGAAAAAGATTTGATTGAGCACAAGGGAAAGCTTGAAGTTGCATCTGGTGAGGCTAAGCTTCTAAATGAAAAG catGAAGGTGCTCGTGAAGCCTTTAAAGGTGCTCAAAATCAGCTGCAAAGTTTATCAGAAAGAATTAACTCAAAAACTGCAAGCATTTCTCAAATTAAGAAGGATTTAGAAAAGAACCAGAAAGAAGCATCAGAAGCTCACAAAGTGGAAGAA GAATGTATCAAAGAACAAGATACTCAGATTCTTCTTGAACAAGGGGCTAGGCAGAAGGTTGCGGAACTGAAATCTGTTTTGGATTCACAGAAGAACCAGGGGTCAGTTCTAAAAGCAATCATGCATGCTAAGGAAACCAGACAAATAGAAGGAATATATGGACGCATGGGTGACCTAGGTTCTATTGATG CAAAGTATGATGTTGCAATATCAACTGCATGTTCTGGGCTTGACTATATTGTCGTGGAAACATCAAATGCAGCTCAAGCCTGTGTTGAGATGCTTCGGAGAGAGAATCTTGGTGTTGCTACTTTCATGATATTg GAGAAGCAAGTTGAACATCTTCCAATGATGAGAAAGAGTGTAAGCACTCCAGAGGGGGTTGACCGCCTTTTTGATTTAGTGAAGATTCCAGATGAAAGAATGAAACTTGCATTCTTTGCAGTACTTAGAAACACAGTTGTCGCTAATGATCTTGACCAG GCAACACGGATAGCATATGGCGGAAACGTTGAGTTTCGACGAGTTGTTACTCTTGATGGTGCACTTTTTGAAAAATCTGGAACAATGAGTGGTGGGGGTGGTAAGCCCAAGAGTGGGAAGATGGGCACCTCTGTTCGAGATCCAAATGTGTCTGATAAAGCCCTTGCAAGTGCTGAGAGGGAATTGTCTGGATTGACCGATAAATTGAAAGCAATTCACCAAAGAATGATGGATGCTGTGAAACGATATCAGGTTGCGGAAAAAACTATTGCAGCTTTGGAAATGGAGCTGCGTAAAAGTGAGCAGGAG CTTGAAAGTTTGCAAGTGCAACTTGTTGATATTGAAAAACAACTTGGCTCCCTTGAAGTTGCATCAGTGCCACAAAAGGATGAGCTTGATAGGTTGAATGAGCTGAAGAAGATTATTTCTGCAGAAGAAAAAGAGATAGGTAGACTTACTGGTGGATCTAAAAAACTGAAAGAAACG GTTTCAGAACTTCAGAGGAATATAGAGAATTCTGGAGGTGAAAGATTAAAATCTCAGAAGTTGAAGGTTCAGAAAATTCAGTCT GATATTGATAAGACCAGCTCTGAGATTAACCGTCATAAGGTCCAAATAGAGACAGgacaaaagatgatgaagaagttgACCAAGGGGATAGAGGAGTCAAGAAAGGAGAAAGAACGGTTAGCTGAGGAGCAGGAAAAGCTAAAAGGAGTCTTCAAAGAAATAGAGCTGAAAGCAATTGCTGTTCAACAGAATTATAAGAAAACACAAGAG ATGATTGACCAACACCGGGATGTCTTAGAGGAAGCAAAATCCGAGCATGATAAGATGAAAAAAGCAGTGGATGAAATGCGTGCATCTGAG GTTGATGCAGACTTTAAATTAAAAGACATGAAGAAAGCATACAAAGAATTGGAACTAAAGGGGAAAGGTTACAGGAAAAGACTAGATGAGTTGCAAGCTGCTGTTATCAAACATCTTGAGCA AATTCAAAAAGATTTAGTGGATCAAGAAAAGCTACAGGCTACGTTGACCGAAGAACATCTTAATGCTGCTTGTGACCTAAAAAAAGCCTGTGAAACAGTCGCGTTGCTTGAAGCACAACTGAAAGAGATGAATCCGAACCTTGATTCAATTGCAGA GTACCGAAAAAAGGTATCATTGTACAATGAACGAGTTGAAGAACTTAACACAGTCACTCAGGAGCGGGATGATATAAAGAAACAATATGATGATTTGAGAAAGAAGAG ATTGGATGAGTTTATGGAAGGATTTAATGCCATATCATTGAAGTTAAAGGAAATGTATCAG ATGATTACACTTGGAGGTGATGCCGAGCTCGAGCTTGTGGATTCTTTAGATCCTTTCTCTGAAGGTGTTGTGTTCAGTGTTCGACCAccaaagaaaagttggaaaaatATTGCTAACTTATCTGGTGGTGAAAAG ACTCTTAGCTCGTTGGCTCTTGTATTTGCTCTTCACCATTACAAGCCTACCCCACTTTATGTAATGGATGAAATCGATGCCGCTCTGG ACTTCAAAAATGTATCTATCGTGGGGCATTATGTGAAAGACAGGACTAAGGAtgctcagttcattatcatcag TCTAAGAAACAATATGTTTGAATTGGCTGATCGATTAGTTGGTATTTATAAAACTGATAATTGCACA